From Streptomyces sp. SAI-135:
TCTACATGGCCGGTGCCGCCACCCTCGTCGTCTTCGCGTTCCCCTTCTTCTGGCTCGTCGACACCGGCACCCCCGCCCTGGTCTGGCTCGCGTTCGTCATCGCCCTCGGCATCGGACACGGCGCCATGATCGGAACCCAGCCGAGCTTCTTCACCGAACTGTTCGGCAAGTCCTCCCGCTACAGCGCGATATCGCTGGGCCACGAGCTCGCCTCGGTGTTCGCCGGCGGTCTCTCACCGCTCATCGCGACCGCGCTCCTGGCGGCCACCAACTCCTCCTGGCCCATCTCGCTGTACCTCGTCGGCCTCGGCTGTGTCACGCTCGTCGCGGTCTACTTCGCCCGCGAGACGGTGCAGCGCGACGCCACGGCCACGCAGGCTCCGCGGCTGCAACCCGCTGACATGCACGACTAGCGCGCACCTGGCGCCCCGGCGCTCGTCGGCCACCTTCCGGCAGGCCGACGAGCAGTCCCAGCCTGGCACTCGCCCTGTTGGACCGGTTGGGTGCACGACGGGGTCGTCCGCCCGCAGAGGGGTACCGCTGTGTCATGAAGGCACTGGTGATCAACTGCACGCTCAAGAAGTCCCCCGAGCCGTCCAACACCGAGGCACTGGCCCAGGTCGTCGGCGACTGGCTGGCCGAGAACGCAGGCGTCGAGGTCGAGTACGTCCGCGCCGTGGATCTCGACATCCATCCCGGCGTGGTGAGTGAAGCCGTCGACGACGGCGACGACTGGCCCGCGGTGCACGCCAAACTGCTGCAGGCACAGATCCTCGTCATCGCGTCGCCGACCTGGCTCGGCCGGCCGTCCTCGGTCGCCCAGCGCGTTCTGGAACGCATGGACGCCATGCTTTCCGAGACCGACGACGACCGTCCCGTCGCCTACAACCGCGTCGCGGGAGTGGTCGTCACCGGGAACGAGGACGGGGCGCACCACGTGATCAGTGAGATCAACGGTGCTCTGTGCGATATCGGCTACACCGTGCCCGGCCAGTCGTGGACCTACTGGCATCTGGGTCCCGGGCCGGGCCCGGACTACCTCGACGACGGACGCGGTCACGACTGGGCGCACAAGACCGGCCGCGCGATGGCCGCCAACCTGTTGGGCACAGCGCGAGCGCTGGCCGCGAACCCACTGGGCGCTCCGCCCCAGTGAGGCTTGCCTACGGGTGCGTGTCCGTGATCGCGATGACCTCGTCGAGACGGTCCAGGGCGGCCTGCAGGTCGTCGACCTTGGCCTGGATGCGGTCGCGCTCCGCGCGCAGCATCGCTCGTTGCTCGCCGTCGGTGTGCCCGGTGTCCCAGCACGGAAGGAGTTCCGCGATCCTTCGGCTGGTCAGACCGGCGGCGAACATCTGCTGGAAGAAACGCACCAGGGTGACGGTGTCCTGCCGGTAGAGGCGCTGGCCGGACGGGCTGCGCTCCGCGACGAGCAGCCCCTGCTGCTCGTAGTAGCGCACGGCGCGTACCGAGACGCCGGCGCTCCGTGCCACCTCGCCGATGCGCACCAGCCGCTCGGCCGCCGCCTCCGTGACGGTCATGGTGATTCCTCTCGCCCGGATCCTGACGGTCAGCACTTGCCTCTGACGCCAGCGTCAGGTTTTAGCGTACCGGGCATGGACATCAACAACTCCGTCGCCCTTGTCACCGGAGCCAACCGCGGCCTGGGCCGCGCCTTCGCCCAGCGCCTGCTCGAACGGGGCGCCCACAAGGTCTACGCGACGGCCCGCCGACCGGAGACCGTGGACCTGCCCGGGGTCGAGGTGCTGCCCCTCGACATCACCGATCCCGCATCCGTGAGAGCCGCCGCCGAGGCCGCCCCGGACGTCTCGCTCCTCGTCAACAACGCGGGGATCAGTACGGGGACCGACCTGGTGACCGGTTCGCTGGACACCGTGCGGCACGAGCTGGAGACCAATATGTTCGGCCACCTGGGAATGATCCGGGAGTTCGCGCCGGCGCTCGCCAGGAACGGCGGGGGCGCGATCGTCAACGTCCTCTCCGCCATGTCGTGGTTCGGGGGCAAGGGCGCCAATGCCTACCACCTGACCAAGGCCGCCGCATGGGCCATGACCAATGGCGTCCGCCTGGAGCTCGCCGAGCAGGGCACGCTCGTCACAGCGGTACACCTCGGCCTGGCCGACACCGACATGGCGGCGGGCTGGCCCGTCGACAAGATCGCTCCGTCGGACCTGGCCGACGCGGCGCTCGACGGTGTCGAGGCGGGCTCCGCCGAGGTCCTCGCCGACCAGTGGAGTCGGGACGTCAAGTCCCGGCTGCCGCTGACGCCGGAAGAGTTCAACGCAGCGATGGACCGCGCCCTGGCGGCACTGACAGCGGCCTGAGGGGCCCCGAGCCGCGCTGACTTCCATGTGCTGCGCCTTACGCTCGGCCGATCAATGCTCCGTCCGCAGTTGTGGATCTTCCGCGCAAGCTGATGGGCCGAGGCCATGCCGCTGAGGGTGTTCAGCACGCTCCCTGCCCACCGGACCGCCGCTGTGAGCACCTGCCGCGGGGGAGCGATGGGCAGGGAGCGAACCCCGGAGCCCTTCGGCCCTGGTACACCGGGTCAGCTGGAGCCGGGCGGTCGGCCCCGCACGGCGGTCGGCGCGGGACCCCGCAGCGCCGAACCTGGACGAGACAGCACGGTCAGGCGCAACAGCGACTCCCGCGTGAATGCGACACGTGCTCCCAGGCGCCACGGCAGTAACAGCGACGTTCGCGAGGCTTGGCACAGGACAGGGTGGTTACTCGTCCGTCGTGACCGACACACGACCACTCGCTCTGATCACCGGCGCTTCCAGCGGGATCGGCCGGGAACTGGCCCGCCAGTTCGCGCTCCACGGCTACGACCTCGTGGTGAATGCCGAGGACGAATCGCTGGAGTCCGCCGCCCAGGATCTCCGGGAGTCGGGCGTCCAGGTCCGCGCGGTACGCGCCGACCTCCGGACCAACGAAGGACGCTTTCTGCTCCTGGACTCGCTCGACGGACTCACGGTCGACGTCGCCGTCCTGAACGCCGGGGTGGGCCAGGGCGGTGCCTTCGTGGACACCGACCTCGCCGACGATCAGGAGGTCATCGACCTCAACGTCACCGCGACCGTGCGGCTGGCCAAGCCGTTGCTGCGGGCCATGGTGGCGCGCCGTGCAGGGCGGCTCGCCTTCACCTCGTCCGTCGCCTCGACGATGCCCGGTTCCTTCCAGCCGGTCTACAACGCGTCCAAGTCGTTCGTGCAGTCCTTCGCCCAGGCACTGGCGGAAGAGGTGAAGGACACCGGCGTGACGGTCACCTCCTTCATGCCGGGCCCGACGGACACGGAGTTCTTTGACCGGGCGGGCATGGCGGACGACACCCGCATCGGGACCATGAAGAAGGACGACCCCGCACAGGTGGCCGAGCAGGCGTTCGAGGCGATCCTGAAGGGCGAGAAGAAGGCGCTGACCGGATCGCTGAAGACCAAGGCGCAGGGCCTGGCAGGGAAGGTGCTGCCCGACGGGCTCAAGGCGGCGGCCCACCGGCGGCTGGCCGAACCGGAAACGGGCAAGGCCCCCGACCGGACGGAATGAGACGGGGCAACCGTCGCCGCGCGCACGGCCCAGGCGCCGACACCAGGGCCGGTGGGTTGCAGCTCCAGGGTGGGCACGGCCCGTCCACTCCGGCCGTGTGGACGCCGAGGCGCTCGGCGTACCGGATTGCGGGTCGGCCTGGCACATCACCGCCGACCGGGTTCCGTGGGCAGGCGACGACGTTCCGGGTGTCACGCTGATCACGGCGTGCGCTCCGGCAACGAGCGACGGCGAGTGCGCCCTGCGACCGAGGTGGGTAAGGGTGCGCGTCGGCGAACCCACGGGGTAGGCCCCTGCCGCACGTTTCAAACGGAGCCTGCGCGCTACCCGTCTGATCGGCAAGCGTGCCTACGCGCAGGCCGAGCGAGGAGGAGAGCCATGTCGAACCCACAGCAGCCCGAACTGCGGCGCAGTGACAAGGGAGCTGGAACTCCGCAGGACAGTCAGTCCCGCAAGGCGGAACAGGCCACCCACGAGGGCGGTCATGCCCATGGCACGGACCGTGGGAACAAGGGGGGAGGCAGGGGTGGCGGCACCCCTCCCGAGCAGCAGCCGGATCACCCGGCCTGACCCGCCCCGTAGAACGAACGAGCAAGGAGGCCCCGTGACCGTCCCGGAGGAGAACCGTCCGAAGACGACGTCCACCGACGACATCGTCGAGACGCCGAACGAGAACACGCAGTCGCAGGGCGACGGCGCGACCGGACGCACCCTGCGCGAGGCGCTGGAGGAGGCCGGAATCAGCCCGGACGACGTGCGCGACGAAAGCTGACGCCTTCGGCGGACGAGCCGGCCTCGGCGGGGACGCGTGTCACGCGCATCACCGCCGGGGCCCCGGCCTGTGGGTGGCGGCCGGGACATGGTCACCGTCTGCGCAGGCGTGTCCTCCACTCTGCGGTCGTGACGCCGGGGACCTCGGTGGACGGCGACTCGCGCCCGGGCACCACGGTCGCCGCGGCTTCTTGCGAGACCGCGGCGACCGGTTTGCGGGCGCTTCCTCACGCCTGGGAAACGCCTGCGGTGGCGGGGGTACGGGCGGCGCGCAGGCGCTGGGCGAGCAGGGCGAGGGCGCAGAGGGCGGCGACCGTCGCCGCGTAGGTGACGAACGTGTCCTTGAGGCCGGCGTGAGTGGCGGCGACGCCGGCGATCACCGCTGGGATGCTGAAGGCCAGGTAGGAGATCACGAAGGCGACGGAGAGCAGTTCGCTGCGTTCGGCGGGGCGGGCTATGCGGGCCAGGGTGCCGAAGCTGGCGAGTGCGGAGCCGCCGAAGCCGACGCCCGCGATCGCGGTGCCGAGCGCGGCCGCGGTCAGGGAGTGCTCCTCCACGCCGGTCAGGGCGACGGCGGTGCCGGCCAGGAGCAGGGTCGCGCTGACGGCGAGGGTCCGGCCGACGGGCCAGCCGCGCAGGGCGAGCGCGGTGAGGAAGGCCGGTCCGGTGAGCAGGGTGACCACGAGTCCGCCGACGACGTGGCTGGAGAGACCGAACAGTCCGACGGCGACGGACGGGCCGAGGGAGAGGTAGAGGCCGCCGAGCGCCCAGCTGGCGATGAGGATCGGGACCAGGCTCAGCAGGTCGGCCCGCAGGTGGGGGGCGATGCGCAGGCGGGGCTGGAGGGAGCGGGCGGCACCGGGGCGGCGCAGCGAGGTCTCGGGCAGGGCCGACAGGAGGGCGCCGGCCACCACGAGGGCGGTGAGCAGCAGCACGTAGACGAGGCGGGTGGGGTGCGGCCCGTACTCGATGAGGAGCCCGCATCCGAGTGAGCCCAGTCCGAGTCCGAACGTGGGCGCGGTGCCCGTCACGAGTCCTGCCCGGTGAGGGGCGTGCGCGGGGTTGAGGTCGGACAGGGCGGCGCCGATCGTGGTCATGGCGGCCCCGGTGGCGATGCTCTGGATGAGGCGTGCCGTCAGCAGCAGGCCGACGTTGCCCGCGGTGAGGAACAGGACCATCGAGACGGCTTCGAGGGCGATGGCGGAGAGCAGGACCGGGCGGCGGCCGAGGTGGTCGGAGAGGGCGCCGAGGACGAGCAGCGCCGCGATCATGCCGAGGACGTAGACGGCGAAGACCGTGGTGAGGGTAGTGGGGGAGAAGTGCCATTCCTGCTGGTAGACGACGTAGAGCGGGGAGGGTGCGCTGGAGGCGGCCATGAACAGCACGAAGACGACCGCGAGGGAGGCGAAGGCGACGGGACGGCTCAGTCGTCGTCGCTTCTCCTGCGGTGGCGACACATGGTCGGTGGGTGGCACGGAGGACTGGAGCTGGGACGGGGCGGGACCGGACACGACGCGACTCCAAAAGCAGTGATCGATGCGTTTAGGACGCTACCACTAACGCAACGATCAGTGCGATAATTTCCCCATGGCTGAATCGTCGACCCAGGTACGTCCCGGAGGCCGCTCCGCGAAGGTGCGGGCGGCCGTCCACCGCGCCGTCGCGGACCTCCTCGCCGAGGAGGAAGCGGAGACCCTGACCCTGCCCGCCGTGGCCGCGCGCGCCGGCGTCCACCCCACCACCCTGTACCGACGCTGGGGCTCCACCGCCCAGCTCCTGAACGACGTCGCCACCAGCCGCTTCACCGACGACCTGGTCGTGCCCGACTCCGGCTCCCTGGCCGGCGACCTCCAGCGCTGGCTCGCCGACGTGGCCACCGACGTCGCCGACCCCGACACGCTCGCCCTCATGCGGGCGACCATCGGCTCCGGCCCGGCGGGCGGCTGCGCCTGCGTCGAGGACCGCCACCGCCAGCTCGGCGCGATCATCCGGCGCGAACAGGACCGTGGCGGTCAGGCGCTCGATGTCGAGACCGCGGCGGACTTCCTTCTCGGTCCGCTGTA
This genomic window contains:
- a CDS encoding flavodoxin family protein; protein product: MKALVINCTLKKSPEPSNTEALAQVVGDWLAENAGVEVEYVRAVDLDIHPGVVSEAVDDGDDWPAVHAKLLQAQILVIASPTWLGRPSSVAQRVLERMDAMLSETDDDRPVAYNRVAGVVVTGNEDGAHHVISEINGALCDIGYTVPGQSWTYWHLGPGPGPDYLDDGRGHDWAHKTGRAMAANLLGTARALAANPLGAPPQ
- a CDS encoding MerR family transcriptional regulator, which codes for MTVTEAAAERLVRIGEVARSAGVSVRAVRYYEQQGLLVAERSPSGQRLYRQDTVTLVRFFQQMFAAGLTSRRIAELLPCWDTGHTDGEQRAMLRAERDRIQAKVDDLQAALDRLDEVIAITDTHP
- a CDS encoding SDR family oxidoreductase → MDINNSVALVTGANRGLGRAFAQRLLERGAHKVYATARRPETVDLPGVEVLPLDITDPASVRAAAEAAPDVSLLVNNAGISTGTDLVTGSLDTVRHELETNMFGHLGMIREFAPALARNGGGAIVNVLSAMSWFGGKGANAYHLTKAAAWAMTNGVRLELAEQGTLVTAVHLGLADTDMAAGWPVDKIAPSDLADAALDGVEAGSAEVLADQWSRDVKSRLPLTPEEFNAAMDRALAALTAA
- a CDS encoding SDR family NAD(P)-dependent oxidoreductase translates to MTDTRPLALITGASSGIGRELARQFALHGYDLVVNAEDESLESAAQDLRESGVQVRAVRADLRTNEGRFLLLDSLDGLTVDVAVLNAGVGQGGAFVDTDLADDQEVIDLNVTATVRLAKPLLRAMVARRAGRLAFTSSVASTMPGSFQPVYNASKSFVQSFAQALAEEVKDTGVTVTSFMPGPTDTEFFDRAGMADDTRIGTMKKDDPAQVAEQAFEAILKGEKKALTGSLKTKAQGLAGKVLPDGLKAAAHRRLAEPETGKAPDRTE
- a CDS encoding MFS transporter produces the protein MSGPAPSQLQSSVPPTDHVSPPQEKRRRLSRPVAFASLAVVFVLFMAASSAPSPLYVVYQQEWHFSPTTLTTVFAVYVLGMIAALLVLGALSDHLGRRPVLLSAIALEAVSMVLFLTAGNVGLLLTARLIQSIATGAAMTTIGAALSDLNPAHAPHRAGLVTGTAPTFGLGLGSLGCGLLIEYGPHPTRLVYVLLLTALVVAGALLSALPETSLRRPGAARSLQPRLRIAPHLRADLLSLVPILIASWALGGLYLSLGPSVAVGLFGLSSHVVGGLVVTLLTGPAFLTALALRGWPVGRTLAVSATLLLAGTAVALTGVEEHSLTAAALGTAIAGVGFGGSALASFGTLARIARPAERSELLSVAFVISYLAFSIPAVIAGVAATHAGLKDTFVTYAATVAALCALALLAQRLRAARTPATAGVSQA
- a CDS encoding TetR/AcrR family transcriptional regulator, with protein sequence MAESSTQVRPGGRSAKVRAAVHRAVADLLAEEEAETLTLPAVAARAGVHPTTLYRRWGSTAQLLNDVATSRFTDDLVVPDSGSLAGDLQRWLADVATDVADPDTLALMRATIGSGPAGGCACVEDRHRQLGAIIRREQDRGGQALDVETAADFLLGPLYYRAVFTPEPASADWARTLVATYLATLRAS